One Rhizoctonia solani chromosome 2, complete sequence DNA segment encodes these proteins:
- a CDS encoding Cellulase (glycosyl hydrolase family 5 protein), producing MADTLVPPKPLGQDNNRDSIATSAASSYKAPISGSPSHTSLPVLPSAEGRPRKKRKAVWAAVALAALAVIVVAVVVPVYFKVVKKDSSTASSASSSGSSTTSAASPEPTSGNPTNNVITTGDGSTVTKDDGTTFTYTNKFGGYWVFDPANPFNNSARAQSWSPPLNEPWRYGVDQIRGVNLGGWLVLEPFIAPALYEPYQPQAVDEWTLSEAIAANASSGLQKVLEEHYATFITEEDFAQIAAAGLNWVRVPLPFWAVSKLPEEPFLERVSWKYFLKAIEWCRKYGLRMQLDLHAIPGSQNAFDHSGKRGNINFLRGNMGLANAQRALNVIRSITEFISRDEYKDIVQMFGVMNEPASQAIGMDSLTSFYVEMHDMMRTLTGAGKGPWISLHDGFDFAAHTAAGFMPVPIALLSLPIYPAPVTQWSNRFNSSLDRGIFVSAGEFLLDSMIARTYFLNGASSGYRYDGTLPTYNGPRIGSCAPWLDSSEWTDETKELEAACSFEYGLHAELVLLDLENRSALNVGTCPPIRAPLLDPAETPTLALRPLLLLILKTVSPAAYRAAHPFPPTNIVDSTNLAVYPETGTPVILPGPEFKGFNVPTTQSGTWEHDYQPVAGCTYPDPWNSVGAAVPACAAAGGRKRFVKEPRH from the exons ATGGCTGATACCCTTGTGCCGCCAAAGCCCTTGGGGCAGGATAACAACCGCGACTCGATTGCGACGAGTGCTGCGAGTTCGTACAAGGCACCTATCTCTGGGTCCCCTTCGCACACCTCGCTGCCTGTGCTGCCCTCGGCGGAAGGCCGACCGCGCAAGAAGCGAAAAGCCGTATGGGCGGCAGTTGCGCTCGCTGCTCTTGCAGTcattgttgttgctgttgtcGTCCCAGTCTACTTCAAGGTTGTCAAGAAAGATAGCTCAACTGCTTCGAGTGCTAGCAGCAGCGGCTCTTCAACTACCAGCGCTGCATCACCCGAACCAACTAGCGGCAACCCTACGAACAACGTGATCACTACCG GCGATGGCTCTACTGTTACCAAAGACGACGGAACTACCTTCACTTACACGAACAAGTTCGGAGGCTATTGGGTCTTCGATCCTGCCAACCCCTTCAATAACTCGGCCCGTGCTCAGAGCTGGTCCCCTCCGCTTAATGAGCCTTGGAGGTACGGTGTTGATCAGATCCGTGG AGTTAACTTGGGTGGATGGCTTGTTCTTGAACCGTTCATTGCTCCTGCATTGTACGAGCCTTACCAGCCCCAGGCTGTTGACGAATGGACCCTCTCCGAGGCTATCGCCGCCAACGCCTCGTCCGGACTGCAGAAGGTTTTAGAAGAACATTATGCGACCTTCATTACCGAGGAAGACTTTGCACAAATCGCCGCTGCGGGCCTAAACTGGGTTCGTGTCCCTCTTCCGTTCTGGGCCGTTTCGAAGCTTCCAGAAGAGCCGTTCCTTGAACGTGTATCCTGGAAGTACTTCTTGAAGGCTATCGAATGGTGCCGCAAGTATGGTCTCCGCATGCAACTCGATCTCCATGCGATCCCCGGTTCTCAGAATGCTTTCGATCACTCTGGCAAGCGAGGCAACATCAACTTCTTGCGAGGCAACATGGGTTTGGCAAATGCTCAACGTGCTCTCAATGTCATTCGCTCAATTACCGAATTCATTTCTCGTGACGAGTACAAGGATATCGTACAGATGTTCGGTGTTATGAACGAGCCTGCGAGCCAAGCGATTGGCATGGATTCTCTTACTAGCTT CTACGTGGAGATGCACGACATGATGCGTACTCTTACTGGTGCTGGAAAGGGTCCTTGGATTTCTCTCCACGATGGATTCGACTTCGCCGCTCATACCGCCGCTGGCTTCATGCCGGTGCCGATCGCCTTGCTATCT CTGCCCATTT ACCCGGCTCCCGTCACCCAATGGTCCAACCGTTTCAACTCTTCTCTGGACAGGGGTATTTTCGTATCTGCCGGAGAATTTCTCTTGGATTCAATGATTGCGCGTAC TTACTTCCTGAACGGAGCTAGCTCTGGATATCGTTACGACGGTACTCTTCCTACCTACAATGGCCCCCGCATCGGATCATGTGCACCCTGGTTGGACTCCAGCGAGTGGACCGACGAGACCAAGGAACTTGAAGCAGCTTGCTCTTTCGAGTATGGACTCCATGCAGAATTGGTTCTTCTGGACTTGGAGAATCG CTCGGCCTTGAACGTGGGTACATGCCCACCGATCCGCGCACCGCTGCTGGATCCTGCGGAAACTCCGACCCTCGCACTACGACCACTTTTACTCCTCATACTCAAAACAGTATCACCCGCTGCTTACCGCGCCGCTCACCCCTTCCCTCCCACGAACATCGTCGACTCCACTAACCTCGCTGTTTATCCCGAGACTGGTACCCCAGTCATTCTGCCCGGGCCCGAGTTCAAGGGGTTCAATGTCCCGACCACTCAGAGTGGGACATGGGAGCACGATTATCAGCCAGTTGCTGGGTGTACGTACCCTGACCCTTGGAACTCCGTGGGAGCAGCTGTGCCAGCGTGCGCGGCGGCGGGTGGAAGGAAGCGCTTCGTCAAGGAGCCCAGGCACTAG